GTGCCACGGGATCACGCAACGGGTGACCTATGCTTACGGCGCCTATGCGCTTGAGAAGATGTGAGGTGTGAGAGACATGCGAATACCAGATGTGAAGTCCGGCTTTTTTGGGATGGTGTCCGCGGCCATCGCTTCACTCTGCTGTCTCCTGCCGCTTGCGGTGATTGTGCTGGGGCTGGGCAGCGGGGCCTTCATGATGACCACCATGCAGTACCGGGCCATCTTCATCCCGGCGGGGATCATCGGGGTCAGTCTCGGCTGGGCCTTTTATCTTCGTGAGCGCAAGCGATGCAATGCGCTTAGTTGCAGGATGTCAGGTGGACGATTGAATCTGGTATTCCTCCTGCTTGCAACTGTTATTGTGGCCGGAGCCGTCGCACTGGACCAACTCCCGAACTTCACCGCCGACCTGCTGATGCGCGTCACATCCGGTGGGTCGGATACCATGCCGATGTCCGGCTCCGCAGTGGAGCATTCCAACATGAACCATGGAGGTGGGACCCAATGAAGGCTACGCGTGAGTACGATCGACGCACCTTCCTTTTCTGGGGAATGGGAGCATCGCTTCTTCTGCTTCTGAGGGAGGCGACGGCCTCAGAGACCGCCGTCGTACGCCTGCGGATTGACGGCATGACGTGAGGCGCCTGACCCCTCGTGGTCAAGAAGGCCCTGGAAGGGCTGAAGGGCGTCACAAGCGCAGAGGTAAGTTTTAAGGACAAGCTCGCGCGCGTCACGTATGAGCAAGGCGTCGTGACCATCGAGCAAATGATCGAAGCGGTACGCAAGGCCGGGTTCCAGGCTAGCTTACAGTAAACCCCTTGCAGAAGCCGCCAATGCCGGCCTAGTACTTGATTGCAATAATACCCGTAACGTCATTCCCGCAGTCCTTAAGCGGGAATCCATTGTTTTTACTGGATACCCGCTCCCCGCTTTAAGCCTGCGGGGACAAGCTTCGCGGGTATGACGGTTTATGTGCGCTAACTTTCGCAAGTAAGCACTAGACTCGTGCCGGTTCAATGGGATTAAGATAAGTCTGTGCAGGATGCGCCAAGAAGGTCTGCTCAGAACACACCCCGAAATCCCCAGATTACGATCACGTCGGGCTTCAGGCCCAAGGGCCGCTCGAGGCCTCGGCTGATGGGGAGTTCTACGGCTGCTTCAATGAGCCACTGTGGACCGAGAAAATACTGGAAGCCCGGGGCCAGGAAGAACTCGGTCCCGCCGGACTCGGACACGGAGGTGCCCCCAACTCTGTCCTCGGTTGCCGTCGTCCCCACCAGCTCCAGGCCCACATTAAACTGGGAGAGGTCCGGGATCGGCCAGTCGGGAAAGAGCTGATATTGAACAGTGAGGTCATAGGATACCATATCCCCCGCCTTGAACCCTCGTGCCGCGCTGTTGACCTTGCCCAACGCCCCGAGGTACAGTCCCCACCGCCGGCTGATCGAACCCAGATTGAGCCCCACCAGGCCATCGACCGAGCCTGACCCTGGCTGCAGGGCAGGCGGAAGCCTTCCTTGCGCATCGCGACGCCCGCTGTCACCCGTTGGAAGCTTCAGGCCGCCCAGCAGCGTGGCCTCAATGGTTCCATGGGGCCTGTCCTGCCGGAAGAAGCGGTAGAGGCCGAAGAGGCGAAGATCCCCGACCCCCTCGGCGCCACGCTGGCGGCCGTCCTCCAGCGTGAGATTTTTTGAGACATAGGGGAGACTCAACGCTACGTTGAGATCGCGGCGAGGGGAATAGAGCGCCAAGACTGGGGCCTCCCAGATGGTGAGGCGATTGCCTCCGTCACTCAGACGGGTGTACACCCCGAGACCCCGCACGGCTGTTCCAAGGGAAAAGAGCGTGGTAGGCCCGACGCCGACAATCGGATCAGCGAAGCTCGGGTCCGGCCCTGACACCCAGCAAACAGCAACCCATCCGAGAACGCGGATCCACCGACCTCTCCTTCCGTTTTTCGTTGCCATTACTGGACCTCAAATCGCTCAACCTGCGCCCACTCCTTCTCTTTCGGGATCATCCCTACGATGCTCACGCGCCTGCCATCCAACTTCGCGGCCTTCCGCAGTGTCTCAAACTGCTCATCGGCCACAAGCGGGATGACTTGCTCCGTTCCCCGCACTTCGAATGCCGGACTGCCGTCTCGGGTAGTAAGCCGACCTACCGCCTCGAACCGGATCCAGGTCGGCGTAAACCCTGCATCCACGACGAGCTTCCTGAGCTTCTCCACCTCGAGTCGCTGGCCTTCCTTGAGCTTAATCTCTACCTGCGCCAACTCCAAGCTGACCTTTACCTTGTCCACGCCATCCAGGCGTGTTAGGGCCTTTCGGACCCCGTATGCTCAGGTGGCTCAGACCATCCCATCGACACCCATCTGGACCTGCTTGATCTCAGCCACGGTCAACGCGGGAAACGCTAACGCCAGGACCACAGCCAATCCGATCACAGCGGAGACCTGCGTTATTCGCTTTCCCATACCGCTCCTCCTTTCTTAAGCCTCTACGCTGGAAGACATCTACGAGTGATGCCCGACCCCCTTGATGGCCTCGAAGAAGTAGGCGCCTCGGCCCCACAGGGAATTGATGAAGATCGACGTCACGCTGGCCGCCATGGCCACCATGCCCCAGATGGGGTAGATCAATCCTGTCGCGGCGGCCGGAATCCCGACACCGTTGAACAGGAATGCGAGGAAGACGTTTTGCACCATCTTTCGGTAGCTGTACCGGCTGACCTCGTAGGCGTCGAGCACGGCGCCCAGCCGCTGGTTGAGGATGATCACATCGGCGGATTCGATGGCGATGTCGGCGCCGCTGCCGAAGGCGATGCCGACCTCGGCCTGCATGAGCGCCGGCGCGTCGTTGATCCCATCGCCAACCATGGCCGTACGGGCGCCCTGCTGAAGCGTGCGGATCATCGTCGCTTTCTCGGCCGGCAGCACGCGCGCATGCACGTCCGCGATGCCGGCGGCGCGGGCGAAATAACGCGCCGCCTCCTCGTTGTCGCCGGTGATCAAGCTTGTTCCGATGCCGAGCGCATGCAGGCGGCGCACCGTCTCCACTGCGTCGGGCCGCAGACCGTCGCCGAGCGCCAGCAGGCCCAGCAGTTCGTCTCCCCGCGCCACGCCGATCACGGTCAGCCCTTCCGCTTCGATCGCCTTGATACGTCCGTCCTGCGGCTGCAGATTGACGGCGTGGCTCGCGAGAAAATCCGGGCTGCCGACCAGCACCCGCGAATGGTTAAGACGCGCCCGGACGCCCTGACCCGCCACAGCCTCGAATTCCTGTACCTCCGGAAGCGCGATGCCGCGTTTGGTCGCCGCATCTACCACGGCGCGAGCCAGCGGGTGTTCAGACCCGACCTCTGCAGCCCCAGCCAGCACGAGCAGTTCCTCTTCCGAGCACGCCAGCGGAACGATCGCCCGTAACGCGGGGCGACCCTCGGTCAGCGTCCCGGTCTTGTCGAAGACCACGCACTGCACCCGTCGCAGGGCTTGAAACGCCTCACCCGTGCGCATCAGCACGCCGCGTTCGGCCGCCTGACCTGCGCCCCGCACGATCGACAGCGGCGCCGAGATCCCCACCGCGCAGGGATAGCCCATGACCAGCACACTCAGGCCGGCAAACATCGCTCGGCGCAGATCGGGGGCGGATCCGACGACCAGCGGGCCGAGCGCCCACACGAGGGTCGCGCCGGCCGCGGTGAGCAGCACCATCGGGGTGTAGACGCGCAGCACACGGTCCACCAGGTGCAGCAGGCCTGGCTTCAGCGCCCGCGCGCCTTCGACACTGCGGATCACCTGCCGGAGGAAACTCTCCTCACCCACCGCCGCGACCCGCACCAGCAGCGTGCCGCGACCGTTGAGGGAACCGCTCACCGTCCGGTCGCCCGGGCGCTTCTCCACGGGGAGCGGCTCGCCGGTGACGAGGGATTCGTCCACATCCGATTCACCCGACTCGACCTGACCGTCCACCGGGACCCGCCCGCCCGGTCGAATGCGGACCACGTCCCCGATGCGCACCGCTTCGAGCGGCACTTCTTGCTCCGTACCATCCTTGACGATAGAGGCCACGTCAGGCTCCAGGTCCAGCAGCTTCTTGACCGCCTGCGAACTGCGGGTTTTCACGATCAGCGACAGCCATTCTGAGAAGATGTGATAGGCAAGGACCATCACGGCCACCGAGAAAAACGCGGTCGTCGGATAATCCGGCAGGTCGAAAGTCAAGCCGACCACGCCGCCGATCAGTCCTGCGAAGGCCCCGGCCTCAACGAGCACGTGCTGGTTCAGGATGCCGCGCCGCAGCGCCATGAAGCCCATGCGCGCAATGTGCCCACCCACGCCGAAGATGACGGTCAGGGCGAGCGCGCCGGCGAGCCACGGCGTGGCGCCGCCGAACGCGCCGCGCAACTGGAGAGCGTAGGTGCCTGCCCCGAATGCAGCGAGCAGGGCCGAGCCCGACAGCGCCCACCGCACGCCATAGCTGCGCAGGACCACGAAGGAGAACCCCACCATGCTCGCGATCGAAAACACACAGAGCACGAACCACGCGCTATCGATCGGGTACCCGGCCAACCCCATCGCGGCGATGCTCATGGCCAACGCGGCGAGGAAACGCTCGCGCTCGCGCACCAGCGCGCGCTCTTCTTCCTCACACGCACGCAGCTTGCGCGGATCGGAGATGGTGTAGCCGATATCCTTGAGCGTCTGCAACAGCTCCTCGGCTCTGGCAAGCGCGGGGTCGTACTCGATAAGCGCTTGTTCATGGGTCAGGCTCACCGCGACCTTGTCCACCCCGGTCTGCTTGCCCAGTGCCCGCTCGATGGTGCCGGTACACAACGAACAGTGCAGCCCGCCAATATGGGCGCGGATTCGCCGGTGGCCTGGTCGTTTCGAAGGCTCGTCGCTCCAGAAGCGCTGTGTAGATTCAACGGTCATTTCCATGCTCATGTGTGCCTCCCTTACTGCTTTCTCCCATCCGATGCGAGGGTCTCCAGGATCGGACACTCGCTGGTGGGGCCGCGACCTCGACAGGCGGCAGCCAGCTTCATCAGCGCCGTCTTCATCTGTTCCAGGTCGCGAACCTTTGCGTCGATATCGGCGATTTTGGCTTGCGCTCGCCTTTTAATGTCTGCGCTCGTCGTCTCGGGATCGATACGCAGAGACAGGAGTTCCACGATTTCTTTCAACGAGAACCCCAACTCCTGCGCGCGCCTGATGAACCGGATCCGCTCGACGGCCTCGAGGGGATACTGACGGTACCCGGATTCGCGTCGAGGCGGCTCGGGTATGAGCCTTCGCCGCTCGTAGTAGCGAATCGTTTCGATATGCACATGGGCTTGCTTCGCCAACTGCCCTATGGTCAATGTCTGCATGTCCTCACCTCAACTCAATTATAAGATAGACCCTGCACCTAGGTACGGAGTCAAGGGGTATGGAGAACTTTTTATGGATCTCCGGTTTGCACTGAACTCAGAAAGACTATTAACCAGGCGGGAGCGTAACCCTAGGACCTCACGGTTGGAAGTGCGAAGGGATGGGTGATGAAGCCCGCCAGAGTTGGGTCTGGGGATAAAACCCCTTCCACGCAAACCAGAAGGCCCTGGTGGTTGGGAGCTGGCGTAGCCGGCTGCCGCTGAGCTGACCTTTGATGGCCGTGCCGGTGAGCGCCTGCCACGTTGAACCGGTTTGCCGGTCCTCCATCACCAGGTCGCCGTTCACCTCACGCAAGCTCGTAAACTCCAGGACCCGCTCCCCCATTCGCCTCGCGAAGGCCACCGCCGTCGCCTCTTTCGCCGAGAAGGCCACCAGGATCGGTTCGCCGCTCACCATATCCTGCACGAGGGGCTGGCGGTTCAGATCGCGATAGGGATAGGCGACTCGCGTGTCGCCCAGACTCAATCCCAGGACGAACTCCTTGCCGGGGAGGACGGCGTCCGGATTCCTGGTTCTGAAGATCCCCAGCTTCGCCTGGTCTTCGAAGTAACGCTGGTAGGTGTTACGGGTTCCCTCGACCCCGAAGGCGCTCTGCTTCGAGAGGACGAGGGTATCAGGATGGAGCCGTCTCCACTGCTTCCAGGTGGTGTGGGAAGCCGGATAGGGTGTCAAGGTCTGCCCTCTCAGCGGCCCGACAATGGCGCTTCCTGTGACGTGGCTCCAGAGGCTGTCGGTTTCGCGATCATACATGACCAAGGCGTCCTTCCAAAGCCGTCCACTGACCCCGAAGGTGATCGGCTTGCCCTGGTGCGTCGGCCGGACATACACGATGCCCGTAAAGCAGAGGGGTCACCAGGTCACGGCAATGGGGAGGGTCCCGAGCTGGTCGTTCACAATCTCATGGTGGTTGAGTTGCCAGAGTGAGTAGGCCTTGGCGACCTTCCCATCGGTGAGGCCGAGGACCGGCTCCTCCGGCTGCATGACCCGGTCGCCCTCGGTAGCGGAGACGAACGTGGGATGATCAATGGCGGGGATCGCGTCTTTCGGTAACACGGTCATGATGGGTGCGCCGTTCACAACCTCACTGAAAGGCCCCGCCGTCCCCGCCAAGGCCGGACCCGAACCCCCCATCGAAGCCGCGAAGGCCACTAAGCCCACGAAAAGCCACTTCCACGTTCTCCGTACCATTTCATCCTCCAACCTGTGGGCCGTTTCGACCATCTCTTCCTGGTGTCCTGTTTCTGAAATTCGTTGCATATTTCTGGCCGTCATTCCGCCCCCGATCAGGTCGGGGGCCGCATAGCGGGCGCGAGCCGGAATCCAGGAAAATACGCGAGTTCTGGATTCCCGCTTTGGCGGGAATGACGATACAGAGAGCCCCGACCTCTTCATCGAACTTCTGACCCAGGACACTAGCCAAGACGCATGAGCAACTGAAGGAACCCCTTGAGCGGCCCACTGAACAGCTTTTCCCGGTAGTACTGATCGGCCGCCCGGCGCACGCCCTCGGCGAGGGTGGGGTAGGTATGGATGGTCTGTGCGAGCGCGCCGACCGGGAGCCCCTTCCGCATCGCGAGGATCACCTCCTGGATGAGGTCGCCGGCCTGAGGGCCCAGGATATGGGCTCCCATGATCTTCCCCTTCGGCGTACAGACAAGCTTTATCAGGCCTACCGCCTCCCCGTCGCAGAGGGCTCGGTCCAGGTCTCCAAAGCTGTACCGATAGACCTTCACATTTCCGAACTGCTCCCCGGCTTCGACCTCGGTTAAGCCGACCCTGGCCACCTCGGGATCGGTGAAGGTGCACCAGGGGACGGCTGAATAGTTCGCCTTGCTCTTGAACGGAAACAGCGCATTGCGGACGACCAGACGGGCCTGATACTCTGCCACGTGGGTAAAGAGGAGCTTCCCTGTGATGTCGCCACAGGCCCAGATGTTCCGAGCGGTGGTCCGTAACGTTTCGTCCACAATGATCCCCTTACTGTTATAGCTCACCCCTGCCGCCTCGAGGTTCAACCCCTCCACATTCGGCCGCCTGCCGGTCGCCAGGAAGATCTCCTCGGCCCTAAAGGTCACCGCTACACCGCTGCACTCTCCGTGGACAAGCTTCTGAGTTCCATCCTTCTCTACTCGAAATGCCTTGGTGCAGGTGTGGATGTCGATCCCCTCAGTCCGGAGGATCGCCTCCAGCGCCTGGGCGATCTCTTGCTCTTCCCGAGGCAGGATCTGCCCCACCACCTCCAAGACTATTACCCGGACGCCAAAGCGCGCGAAGAGCTGGGCGAACTCGATTCCAATGGGCCCTGCCCCCAGGATTACGACCGATCGAGGGAGATGCGAAAGCGTCAAAGCGCTGACGTGGTCTAGGAAGCCGACCTCCTCCAACCCCTCAATCGGAGGGACAGCAGTCCTTGAGCCGGTGGCGATGACGACCTTCTTGGCGGCAATCCGCTCCCCTCCAACCTTGAGCTCTGTAGGGGAGAAGAAGCTCGCCTGGTCGGAAAAGAGCGTGACACCGAGCCCCTTAAACCGCTCCGGGGAGTCGTGCTTTCCTACCTGCTGTTGCACCTGTCGCATCCGGTCCATCACCTTCACAAAATCGAAGGAGACCTCGGGCGTATTCAGGCCAAAATCGGCTGCCCGGCGCATCAGGTGCAGGACTTTCGCGGAGCGGATCAGGGCCTTGGAGGGGACGCAGCCCGTGTGTAGGCATTCGCCCCCAAGCCGGTCGCGCTCGATGAGCGCGACCTTGACGCCGAGGGACGCAGCGCCGGCAGCAGTCACAAGCCCCGCCGTACCGCCCCCGATCACGGCAAGATCAAAGGTGTCCATCAGATCCTCCTTGCGCTTGAAGCGGGCCGTTTAACATCCGATGAAGGCGCGTGGCCGTAGTAGAGCCGGTAGAGTAGATCAGAGCCCACACCGACGAAATAGAGAAAACGAAGAGTCCACATCAGCAGGATGATCCGGAAGATTCCCTCCCGCTCCCACTTCCGCGCCGATGTCGTGACCTTCGAGCGAAGACATGCCATCCTCCCCATCTTTTTCAGCCGTTTCGTCAGCTCCACATCTTCCATCAAAGGGATGTCAGGATACCCTTCCAACTCTTCGAATGTCTGCCGTCTCACAAAGAGGGCCTGATCACCGGTGCAGATCTTCGTGAGGCGCGAGCGAAGGTTGATAAAAAAGGCGATGACCGTGAAGACCGGGCGAGGATTATCAAATCGGATGTCGAAGCGTCCAGACACAATATCGGGATTGCTCACGGCTTCAAGGATCGCCGCTTCTGCCCCGGCAGGCAGGAGCGTATCAGCATGGAGGAAGAGCAGGCTCTGCCCCTTCGCCACCTTCGTGCCTGCGTTCATTTGCCTGGCCCTCCCCCGCTCGCTCGAGAAGAGCCTCACATGGGGAAACCGGCGCACAACCGCGCTGGTCTCATCCTCACTTCCCCCGTCCACGACAATGACTTCGACCCCGGGGCAAACCACCCGGAGATGCGGAAGCAGGCGCTCAAGATTCTCTGCCTCGTTGAGGACCGGAATGATCACGCTTAGCATCTCTCCTGCCTCCTAACGGTCCCCGCTTTCCACCGACCGGAGCACAATGTCGTCGTAGTACGCCACAGCGGACTCACCGGTATTGTCGGTGTCGGTCATCAGCGCGATACCGGCGATCCGAGGAGGTTCTGCGCCGAAGAGGCGCTTATAATCGGCATAGAGGTTTCGCTCCTCGAGCACCCACCGCCCCACGTTTTCCGCCCTACTCTCCACAGCGATCATCTTCGCCCGATCGGTGTAGGCGTTATCGATGGCCGTTCCCCTGGGGAGTCGGTTGTCCCAGATGTAGTTAATGACATGCTTTGGCGGGTACTCGCCATAGATGAGCTTGTAAGTCCCATAGCTGGTCCTCTCCCAGAGTGTGGCGTTTCGAGCGTCATACTGGAAGGCCACGTACACGCGAGCTGGGTAGTCGTCGCCTTCTTTGCGGCGGGCATCTCCCTTGGCGAGGATATTCTCCACCTTCCATCGCCAGGAGAGGATCTGGTAGACCTTTGGATCGAGGTCCAGCGCCTTGTACAGGCCAGAAGCCGATGCATGGCTTTCCGCTTTCACGATGTAGTTGTCACCCTCCTGAATCACGGTGTAACGGGTCTTCGCAGGGATCTTCCGGAATGTCAACGATGTCCAGCCGTGGGGTAGGCCCCCTGGATCGGTTGGAGGGCCGAATCGGTCCACCACCAGCAGTTCCCCGCCAAGACCCCAGGCGACCGCACAGAGCGAGAGTACGGCGACAAAGGCGGAGGTGTAGATGATGCTCCGTTGTGCTCTTCTCATCACCGGTTCACCGCAGCAGGTCATCCGTGGCTGGGCTGGTTTTGTTCAGCCATCGGGGAATAAGCGTAACCAAGACCAGCAAGGCCCCCGCAATCCCCAGGTAAAGCAAAGTCCGCTGTATGTCCCCGCCCCCTTCTGAGAGGGCGCCACCGGCGAAGGTGTAGGCCGCTGTCCCTGGCAGCATGCAAGGCCAGGAGGTCAGGAGATGGCTCCAGAAGCCGATCCGGGTTAGACCGTAGGCGTAGTTTTGAAGGTTGAAGGGAAACAGGGGGACGAGACGGGTAATCATGACAATCTGCCAGCCGTACCGGGCCACCGCCTGGTCGATCTTCGCGAGCCGGCGGTTCTCCGATACCCACCGCTCCACCATCCCCCTCGCGCCATAGCGGGCGATGAGGAAGGTGAGCGCCACGCCGATAGTGGAGGCGATGGAGACATAGACGGTTCCCCAGATGGGACCGAAGGCGACGCCACCCAGGACCGTGATCGGGAGGCCAGGCACGAAGAAGATGACCGCCAGGATGTAGCCCGTGATGAAGACGAGGGGAGCTAACGATCCAAAACTGTCGATCCACACCTTTAGATAGGCAAGATTTTTCAGGCTGAGGATCTCCTGGAGGCCGAAGGCCCTGGCCAGGAACGCCCCTGCCAGGACGATCCCCGCCAGCAGGAGCAACCGTTCCCACGGTCTTTTTGACCTGTGAACGACTTCACTCAAAGCGATGCCTCCTCCACCGATACCCCGGCTCCAGGATGGTCCCCGGTTCGGTCATGGTCTCCAGGGCCTGCAGCGCATCAAGCAGGATCGTGCGCTGCTGCTTGACAGCAAAGGCTTCGCCGAGGGGATGGCCGAAAGGGTAGTGAAGGTAAAGGGCCCGTGGCGGCTTCACCTTCTTCGTCACCTCTTTCTGGAGCGTGATCCCGATCGTCGGAATCCCTTCCGCCTCGATGGCACGCTGCAGCAGGCCCACGGCCTGGTTGCAGAGCCCTCAGGCCGGGGTGAGGACCACAGCCTCTGCCCCGTCGCGCCGCAGGCGACGCGCTACCTCAGGTGCGGTCTGCTGTACCAGCGTCTTCACGTGCGGGCCGTCAATATGCCCCATGAAGCCATAGACAAAGGGGGCGATCCCCCCGATCAGCCCTTCGGCCTTGAGCTCCTTCAGTCGGTCCAAGGGCAGGACCACATTGAGATCTTTGTCTGCCGCTGAGTGGTCATAGTATTTGTGGGTGATCGTCAGCTCTTGTGGCTTTGTGTCCGCCGAAATGACTCGAAAGCTGGGATCGCCGTTCGGATCGTCCATGTCAAAAGGGGGTTGAGCCTTCAGGTGGACCCCCGCCGTAGTCACGAGGCCGATCACACTCTCTCGAATCGGCTTCTTCACAAGCGTCCACGGGATCCCTTCCGTCTCCACGAAACGATGGCGCCTGGCCCAGCGCTCGGAAAGCCAGGGCAGACGCTTGTAGAGCTGCACCATCAGCACGTTGGTCAGATCCTGAAGCCGTCCCATCAGTGAGCTCGCATGTGCGCCTTCAGGCGACCCGTTGCAACAGGACGTAGATGCCTGCCGCCACTAACGCCGCGACCGGAAGCGTGATAACCCAGGCCAGCACGATATTCCGGACCACACCCCATTGAGCCTTGCCGTTGCTGGCGCCAATCCCGAACAGCGCCCCGCACGAGACGTGGGTGGTCGAGACCGGCAGACCCCACCTGGAGGCGAAGATGACCAGAAAGCTCGTCACGAGATTCGCGATGACCCCCTGGTCGGCGTCCATCGCGGTGATCCGTGTGCTCACGGTCTCGGCCACGCTCCGCGCATGCAGCAGCCCGCCCAAAGCCATGAACAACGCGACCAGAGACGCCCCCCACGTGAGGTCAACACTTCCCGCTGCAACACCCAGCGCGACGATCTTCGGGGTATCGTTGAGCCCTCTGGCAAAGCTCACCGCCCCTGCGCTCAGGTAATGGACGCCGTCGAGGACGGTCTGGGCACTTACGCCCATCATCGTACCGGTATAGCGCCGCCGGCACCCCTCCGCTTCATCCAGGACGACACGAAGGGGCGTTGTCCCAATGGGCAGGTGACGCCCTTCAGCGGTCGTGGCGACGGCAACGGGCACAAATTCCTCCCCTACACAGAGACAGGCCTCTTTTGTGATGCCTGTCCAATTGGCCGCAAGCCTGAACAGGGGGTACGCGAGCAACGCCAATCCCACGGCCAGTAATGGGCTCACCATGAGCGGTTTCAAAAAGTTGGTCCACAGCGTCGAGAAACCCAAATCGAATCCCACTGCCACAAGGCCGGTCCCGATCATGGCGCCGGTCAGACTGTGGGTGGTCGAGATGGGCGCCCCAATCTTGGTTGCCAGGGCCACGGTGAAGGCCGCACCCAGGATGACGGCCACGAGAAACGGCTTCGACCCTGCGAGGGCGGCGGGGATCAGACCACGTCCCCCAAACGTCTGGATCAGCGTTGTGGCAACAAACGCGGCGGCCACTGAACCGGTAAGCGTTGCCCCCGTCGCCAACCAGAGGGCCTTTCTGTAGGTCGTCGTGCCGCTCCCAAAGAGGGTGGCCACCCCCTTAAAATTGTCATTGGCCCCGTTGGCATAGGCAACGAACATCGACGCCGCGAATAGCAGTACCGTCCAAGGCATATGCGTGCTCCTTATGAGATTATGGCCCCACCGCAACTGCTCCCTGCCCCAGCGGTACAGGCATAGCAGTGGTTCCCGACCAGGATCTGGCGGCCCTCGACTGCATCTGCAGCCAGTTCCCAGATCTTCAGCGGCCGTCCTTTTCCATCTTGCAGCGGCATGTTAAGTGCCTGATTGAAATCACAATCGTACACCGACCCTTCCCAGCCCACGCTCAACAGGTTCCTGCACATCACACGGTCCAAGGTTGCCGGGTTGAAGGCCGACTCCAGGAGACCCATGTAGCGGTCGTACTCCCGGCGCAGCGTCAGGAACTTCTCGAAGCGTGTGATCGGCACGTTCGTGAGGCAGTAGAGGCGGTTAAACACAATGCCATATTTCTCGTGAAGGACGCGCTTGTAGTCGGCTTCCAGCCCGGCCTGCGGCGGCGGCAAGTGCGCGCCCAGCGGATTGTAGACCAGGTGCAACTCCAGCCCTGTTCCCGGCATGCTGTAGCCCAGACGGTTCAACATCTGGAGGGCTCGGATGCTCAACTCGAATGTCCCGTCTCCTCGCTGGCGATCCACGTTCGCTTCGAGATAGCAAGGCAGCGAAGCGATCAACTCAACCCGATTCTCCCTGAAGAACTCCGGCAGGTAGTATTTCCCAGGCTCAAAGAGAACGGTGAGGTTGCACCGATCGATGACATGGCGCTTGAGCCGCACGCAGGACTTCACAAGGTACTCGAAGTTTGGATTCAGTTCAGGCGCGCCGCCCGTGATGTCTACAGTGGGGATCGCCGAGCTCTCTACAAACTGGAGAACGGCCTCGACGGTTTCACGCCCCATGATCTCCTTGCGTCCCGGCCCCGCCTCCACATGGCAGTGGATGCAGGCCTGGTTGCAGTATCTCCCCATGTTCACCTGGAGCACATCGATCTGACGCTTGCGAAAGCCGTCACCGGCCTCCTTAATCCTCTGAGCAAAGTGTTGCATGGTTCGCTCGTCACTCACGGACAGCAGGCGCTTCCAGGACCGCAGACATTGGGCGAGGTCTGCGTGGCCTTGTAGTCCATTCCCTTGGTCTCGCGGGGATGGCGCCGCTCCGTCCGCCTGCAGTCAAACACTTCGGCCTCCTCCAGCGGGATCTCTTCTCTGGGCGGCACAGGGATAACCTGATCCTGATATGGGGGCTTGGCATAGAGCTGGTAGGTCTTGTCGCAGACCGCGACCCGTACCCCACGCGGCAGAACGTGGTTGTCATCGTCGACTACCTGTTTCCACGGGCCACGATAGATCACCGCCTGGTTTCGCTCAATGCAGGGTCCTTCCTTTCCCTTGTAGGCCGTGAGCGTGATCGAGCGAAACTCGATCCCCTCGATCGTCTGATAC
Above is a genomic segment from Candidatus Methylomirabilota bacterium containing:
- a CDS encoding copper-binding protein: MVKKALEGLKGVTSAEVSFKDKLARVTYEQGVVTIEQMIEAVRKAGFQASLQ
- a CDS encoding heavy metal translocating P-type ATPase, whose translation is MSMEMTVESTQRFWSDEPSKRPGHRRIRAHIGGLHCSLCTGTIERALGKQTGVDKVAVSLTHEQALIEYDPALARAEELLQTLKDIGYTISDPRKLRACEEEERALVRERERFLAALAMSIAAMGLAGYPIDSAWFVLCVFSIASMVGFSFVVLRSYGVRWALSGSALLAAFGAGTYALQLRGAFGGATPWLAGALALTVIFGVGGHIARMGFMALRRGILNQHVLVEAGAFAGLIGGVVGLTFDLPDYPTTAFFSVAVMVLAYHIFSEWLSLIVKTRSSQAVKKLLDLEPDVASIVKDGTEQEVPLEAVRIGDVVRIRPGGRVPVDGQVESGESDVDESLVTGEPLPVEKRPGDRTVSGSLNGRGTLLVRVAAVGEESFLRQVIRSVEGARALKPGLLHLVDRVLRVYTPMVLLTAAGATLVWALGPLVVGSAPDLRRAMFAGLSVLVMGYPCAVGISAPLSIVRGAGQAAERGVLMRTGEAFQALRRVQCVVFDKTGTLTEGRPALRAIVPLACSEEELLVLAGAAEVGSEHPLARAVVDAATKRGIALPEVQEFEAVAGQGVRARLNHSRVLVGSPDFLASHAVNLQPQDGRIKAIEAEGLTVIGVARGDELLGLLALGDGLRPDAVETVRRLHALGIGTSLITGDNEEAARYFARAAGIADVHARVLPAEKATMIRTLQQGARTAMVGDGINDAPALMQAEVGIAFGSGADIAIESADVIILNQRLGAVLDAYEVSRYSYRKMVQNVFLAFLFNGVGIPAAATGLIYPIWGMVAMAASVTSIFINSLWGRGAYFFEAIKGVGHHS
- a CDS encoding heavy metal-responsive transcriptional regulator; the protein is MQTLTIGQLAKQAHVHIETIRYYERRRLIPEPPRRESGYRQYPLEAVERIRFIRRAQELGFSLKEIVELLSLRIDPETTSADIKRRAQAKIADIDAKVRDLEQMKTALMKLAAACRGRGPTSECPILETLASDGRKQ
- a CDS encoding pyridine nucleotide-disulfide oxidoreductase; translated protein: MDTFDLAVIGGGTAGLVTAAGAASLGVKVALIERDRLGGECLHTGCVPSKALIRSAKVLHLMRRAADFGLNTPEVSFDFVKVMDRMRQVQQQVGKHDSPERFKGLGVTLFSDQASFFSPTELKVGGERIAAKKVVIATGSRTAVPPIEGLEEVGFLDHVSALTLSHLPRSVVILGAGPIGIEFAQLFARFGVRVIVLEVVGQILPREEQEIAQALEAILRTEGIDIHTCTKAFRVEKDGTQKLVHGECSGVAVTFRAEEIFLATGRRPNVEGLNLEAAGVSYNSKGIIVDETLRTTARNIWACGDITGKLLFTHVAEYQARLVVRNALFPFKSKANYSAVPWCTFTDPEVARVGLTEVEAGEQFGNVKVYRYSFGDLDRALCDGEAVGLIKLVCTPKGKIMGAHILGPQAGDLIQEVILAMRKGLPVGALAQTIHTYPTLAEGVRRAADQYYREKLFSGPLKGFLQLLMRLG
- a CDS encoding glycosyl transferase, giving the protein MLSVIIPVLNEAENLERLLPHLRVVCPGVEVIVVDGGSEDETSAVVRRFPHVRLFSSERGRARQMNAGTKVAKGQSLLFLHADTLLPAGAEAAILEAVSNPDIVSGRFDIRFDNPRPVFTVIAFFINLRSRLTKICTGDQALFVRRQTFEELEGYPDIPLMEDVELTKRLKKMGRMACLRSKVTTSARKWEREGIFRIILLMWTLRFLYFVGVGSDLLYRLYYGHAPSSDVKRPASSARRI
- a CDS encoding TVP38/TMEM64 family protein; amino-acid sequence: MGGGGIALSEVVHRSKRPWERLLLLAGIVLAGAFLARAFGLQEILSLKNLAYLKVWIDSFGSLAPLVFITGYILAVIFFVPGLPITVLGGVAFGPIWGTVYVSIASTIGVALTFLIARYGARGMVERWVSENRRLAKIDQAVARYGWQIVMITRLVPLFPFNLQNYAYGLTRIGFWSHLLTSWPCMLPGTAAYTFAGGALSEGGGDIQRTLLYLGIAGALLVLVTLIPRWLNKTSPATDDLLR